From Paenibacillus sp. FSL H8-0537:
GAGAAATACCTCGAAATTTGGCATTTTAACGTTTGTATTGCCTGAAACAGGAGGCGGTCCCGGCCCTGGACATGGTCCTGGCCCTGGACACGGCCCTGGACACGGTCCCGGCCCTGGACACGGTCCCGGCCCTGGACACGGTCCCGGCCCTGGACACGGTCCCGGCCCTGGACACGGTCCCGGCCCTGGACACGGTCCCGGCCCTGGACACGGTCCCGGCCCTGGGCACGGTCCCGGCTCTGGACACGGTCCTGGCTCTGGACACGGTCATGGACCTGGGCACGGTCCTGGCTCTGGACACGGTCCTGGCCCTGGACACGGTCATGGCCCTGGGCACGGTCCTGGGCACGGAAACGGTCATTGAATGGAATATTAATAATTTGTTATAAGAGCCACTCTTTTATTATATAGGCGCAAACCTTTTGTCTTTATACTGAGTACAGACGTTAATTTACATCGTTTGTAGTACGGAATATGAACAGAAGGGGAGCGCAATTATGAAGCATTCAAGTACCCAGGCAGTGGAAAAAACAGCAAGCGTACCATCGCTTCCAGGTTCAGGAAAGAGTGGGAAGTGGAGAAGGACAATTGTGCTGGATTTGCTGCTGCTGCCGGCGGTCATTTTAACATTAGTTTTTGCTTATATTCCGATGAGCGGTCTTGTTATTGCTTTTCAGGACTTTAAGCCATGGCTGGGCTTCGCCAAATCATCGTGGATTGGTCTTGAGCATTTCGAATACCTGTTTAGCACAAAAGAGAATATGCAGGTTATCTGGAATACGCTCATTATTGCCGGAATGAAGGTTGTTGGCGGGCTGATTGCCCCGCTCGTATTTGCTCTTCTATTAAATGAAGTTAGAAAAGCGGCATTTAAACGGACCGTGCAAACCTTCGTCTACTTGCCGCATTTTCTCTCATGGGTTATTTTGGGCGGCATTCTGATCGACATGCTTTCGACTAAGGGGCTAATCAATCAGTTTTTAGTAGCAGTGTTTCACATCGAGCCGATTTTCTTTCTTGGTGAAGGCAATTGGTTCCGCTTCGTCGTTGTTGTCAGTGATATTTGGAAGGAATTCGGCTTTGGCGCCATTATTTTTCTAGCCTCGCTTGCCGGTATTAATCCTTCGCTGTATGAAGCGGCGGAAGTAGATGGCGCGAATAGATGGCAGCAAACATGGTCGATTACACTGCCATCACTTATTCCGATTATGATCGTAGTAGGAACGCTGTCACTAGGCAATATTTTGAACGCGGGCTTCGATCAAATTTTCAATCTGTATAATGCATTGGTATTTGATAAAGGTGATATTATTGATACTTTCGTGTATCGCGTCGGAATTGTGGATGGCAAGTTCGGATTCTCCGCTGCGGTTGGACTGTTTAAATCAGTCGTTGGCTTCGTACTGATCGTCGCAGCTTATCGCGCTGCATACAAATTCGCCAATTACCGCATTTTTTAGAGAGGAGGAGCTGAACCTATGTACCACAAAACCAAGTCTTATAAAGTATTTTCAATTTTTAATTATACGCTTCTTGCTGTACTGTCGCTGGTCTGTCTGATTCCGCTCATCCATATTCTCGCCGTTTCGTTTAGTGGCAAAGCCCCGGCAAATGCCAATCTCGTTGGGCTGCTGCCGGTGCAATTTACAATTGATGCTTACTCCCAAACGCTGGCCAATGAAAATTTTCTACGGTCGCTGTGGGTTTCATTTGTCAGAACGGGGCTCGGAACGCTGATCAGCATGATCGTCGTGATCTGTGCGGCTTATCCATTGTCCAAGGAAAATAGTAATTTCAAACGCAAAAAAGTGTATACATGGTTTTTTGTGTTCACGATGCTTTTCAACGGTGGACTCATTCCTTTCTATATTCTGATTCAGAAGCTGAATATGATGAATACGCTGTGGGTACTTATCCTGCCAGGAGCGGTGTCGGTATGGAATATGATTTTGCTGCTTAACTTCTTCAAGAACGTGCCGAAGGAGCTGGAGGAGGCTGCATTTATCGATGGGGCGGGCTATTTAAGAACGCTGGTCAGCGTATATCTTCCGGTCTCCATGCCAGCAATTGCTACCATTTCGTTGTTTGCGATGGTCGGTCACTGGAATTCATGGTTCGACGGACTGATCTTTATGACCGATCATAAAAACTATCCACTGGCAACCTTCCTGCAAACGATCATCGTCCAGCAGGATTTCAGCAAAGTGTCGGTACGCCCCGAGGATTTGGAAAGTATTTCACAAAGAACGGTGAAGGCAGCACAAATCTTCATCGGGATGGCACCTATATTGTTCGTATATCCGTTCCTGCAGCGCTTTTTCGTAAAGGGCATCGTCATTGGGGCGGTCAAGGAATAGCAAGATGAGGAAGTAGAAGCAATTACAGCTTTCAAAAGATATTAAATTGGGGGAAACAACAATGTTGAACAAGCTTAAAAAGCCTTTTACCGTACTGATGTCTGCTACGATGCTTGCTGGCGTACTTGCAGCTTGCGGCAATAACACAGAGGCAGGCACAACAAATAGCAGCAGCGACAGCTTTTATTCCGCAGGCTTTGAGAATGGGAAGTATACCGAGCCCGTTTCCATTACTACTGTATTTCCAATCGGCAGCAATGTGAAGTTTAAAAATGGCGAAAACATCGACAACAATGTTCATACGAAATGGGCAAAAGAGACACTCGGCATTGACATTAAATATTTATGGACCGTCAGCGAGCAAAATAATGCTTATCAAACGAAACTCCGTTTAATGCTTACATCAGGCCAGGAGATGCCGGATATTGTTGCCTTCCGCGGCGAGCCGACACTTATCAGCGATTTAATTGAATCCGGACAATTTACGGATGCGGGAGAATTATTCGACAAATACGCATCCGAAACGTATAAGCAGGCGATGGCAGAAGATCCATCAGTATGGAACCCTTATATTCGCGATGGCAAACGGATGGGTATTCCAATATTGGAGAACGCCTACAATAACGACCCAGTTATGTACATTCGTGAGGACTGGCTGAAGGCGGTCAACCTTAAAGCGCCAACTACGCTGGATGAGCTGGAGAAGGTTATGGACGCATTCGTCAACCAGGACCCAGATAAAAATGGCGAGAAAGATACGACGGCCCTTTCTGTAGGCTTCAAAGTCAACCTGAATACATGGATGTCTGATTCAGGCTGGATTTTTGGCATGTTTGGCGCTATGCCGAATCAATGGAACTTGGGAGCGGACGGAACGCTGCTGTATGGCTCTATCCAACCGGAAATGAAGCCAGCGCTGGCCAAAATGCAGGAATGGATGGCAAAGGGCTACATTGACAAAGAAGCGGGCCTCTATGATGAGGTTAAGGCGACAGAAGCATTCACGGCAGGTAAATCCGGTATTATCGTCGGTCCTTACTGGATGACAGGCTGGCCGATCCCTGATCTGCTGAAAAACGTTAAAGGCGCGGACTACAAAGCTTATCCACTGCCAGCAGGCCCGGACGGCAAGATTGGACGTCATGGCACCTCAACGAGTACAGGCGCGGTTCTGATTAATAAAGATATGAAAAATAAAGATGCCTTTTTCGTTTACCAGAATTATTTGTTCGACAATTGGGCGAATCCGAAAGAAGGCGGAGAGTTTGAAAATGGCTTCGCTGAAAACTATGATTTTGCGCTCGATCCGAATGGAAAACCTTATCCTGCTACGGAAACCGATAAAGTTCCTGGCGGCTGGGTCGATCCGATTCGTTACACATTGACGTTCGACGGTGCTATTATTCCATCCCTGCGTCTCAACACGCTAGCTAAGCTGGCAGGTGGAGCAGAGCCAACGACACGGTTCGAGAAAAACATGTCGTTGTCGCTTCCAAAGCAGCTTGAGGCAGCTAAAATCGTCATAGATCAGAAGGCTGCCACGATGCCACAGATGTTTACAGGCGTTCCTACGAAAACACAGCTGTCGAAAAACGATATGCTGACTAAGCTGGAGAAGGAAGTTTTGAATAAAATCATTTACGGCAAAGTATCGGTGGACGAGTTTGACAGCTTTGTGGAGCAGTATCTCGCCTCTGGCGGCAAGAAAGTGACTGAGGAAGTCAATGAATGGTATGCTACGGTTAAGTAAGCTCCGAACTTTAGCATTAGAATGAGCTTGAAATCAGGGTATGAATAGGTGAATAGGGAAAGTAGAAAGGGCGGCTCCTGCTTAGGAGCCGCCCTATTCCCCATGCTTTTTTAACGCAGCTTATGCCAGTTCCCGGTATTCCTGCGGTGTCATGTCGAATTTATCACGGAAAACTTTAATGAAATATTGCGAATTGGAATAGCCGAGCTTATCGGAAATTTCATAAATTTTATCGCTGGAATGGCGGAGCAAATAGATGGCAAGATCCATTTTAACTCCGAGAATGTACTCACTTAGGCTAATGCCCTTTAGCTGCTTGAACAGCTTGGATACATAGACCGGATGCAGCCCAACATGATCGGCTATCGACTGAAGGCTGAGCGTAGGCAAATGAGTGGAAACAAACACCTGAATGGCTTGTATAACGGTATTTTGCTCATTGAGGGATTGCTCCTCCAGCCTTGTGCGCAGTGTATGGCAAAGCTCCTCAGCCCATTCGATTAGTTGGGTTACCGATCGGAACATCCGGCTATACACGAGCTCCTGCCCCACCAGATCGGATAATAGCGAGTGATTTTTATGCGCGATATAATGAAAGGCGGACATTAGCAGACTTCTGATCTCTTCTAGATGCTCCTCCGTTTGCTCGGATAAGGAAGAATAGGCAGCTTCGATTTGCCGCAAGCGCTCCTCAAAGGCCTCCCATTGTCCCAGCTCTAGCAAATGATTGAGCGCTGGAGGCTCATAAAGCACATGCAGCGAGCGAATGAACACCGCCTGTGGCTGCTCCGAAAGCGATAGAAAATACCCGCTTCCCTTGCCAACCTGCTTCTTTAATGCCGAGGTAGCATGCTCATACATGTCGCGAATGTCCTGCTGAAGCTTGCCTGGAGAGGCAAGAATGACCGAAATGCCGCCCTTCAAATATTCGTTGACATTGTGATGGAGTTGAAGCGATCGGTGTTTGAGCAGCTTATTCAGAAAATCGGTTGTAGGCAGTACTTCCTCCTGCTTCGGTCGCAGCAGAAAAACAAGATAGTCGTAGCTGTCCCGACAATGCCAGATATCAAAGCTGTCCTCAAACAGCTCACAGGCAATATTGGTTACTGCATATTCGAAGAGCTGCAGGCTGTTCAAGCTGTAGCGTGTGAATTGCTCCTCCAGACGAACGAGTACCAAAAATATATGATCCCCATCGCGAAAAGCGAGCTGGCAGCCTGACAGCCTATCATTTAATGTTTCTGTGCTAAAACGAGTTCCCTGAATCAGCTGATTCAGCAGCTTGTCTTTTAATGAAGGCAGATGCTCGCGAAACGTAATCATTGCTTGCTCATAGGAGGCTGCTTTCTCAAGCTGAAGCTCGATTAGACGTATCGTTTTTGTCAGACAGACGGCAAGCTTTTCCTGATCTAGAGGCTTAATTAAATATTCAACAACCCCTTGCTCAATTGCTTCTCTCGCATATTCAAATTCCGCAAAGCCGGTCAGCAAAATGCAGGGGATGCTTCTCCCGCGGTCTCTAACTTGTTTGATTAGCTCCAATCCATTCATGCCAGGCATGGCAATGTCAGTAATGACAATGTCAATGGACTGGCTGTCAATGATTTGAAGCGCGGCCATACCTGAATAGGCTTTATGAATTTTATCTATCCCATAGTCGCTCCATGGAAAAGCGATTTCCAAATCATCAATTACATAAGATTCATCATCAACTAACAATATTTGCAGCATGTTCTTCCTCCTGTTTTTGAATGGTAATGATATAGCAGGTGCCGCCTGACGGAGGAAGCTGTAACGCTAGCCCTGAGCTTTTGCCAAAATAAAGCCGCAGCCGTTGGTTGACGTTGCGAATGCCAGTCCCAATGGCATCCTCCGCATGATGCATAAACTCCTCCATATGCTTACCAATGACAGTCAGCCGCTCCTCGCTTATACCTACCCCGTTATCCCTGATATAAATGCGAATTTCCTGATCGTCTTCCTCGGCTTGGATTTCTATAAGCCCGGGATGCAAGGAAGGCTCAATTCCGTGCTTAATGCAGTTTTCAACCAGCGGCTGAAGAATCATTCTGGGTATGCGAATGAATGATAGGCTTGCGTCAACTTCAATCGTGAAGTTGATCGATTTTTTTCGCATATGCATGATGGAAAGATAATGTTTAACAAAATTCAACTCCTCTTGAAGCGTAGAGTCGATTTCTTCGATTTTGTTAATGTAACGGCAGTAAGAAGCGAGCTCCAGCGTCATTGCTGTCACCGCAGCGTGATCTTTAATGCTGGCCTTGCTCTGGATGTAGTTTAGACAGTTATACAGAAAATGAGGATTAATTTGCGCTTGGTATTGCTTAAGCCTCGCCTCCTGAATGGATAAGTCGCCTAGCAGCACCTGCTCAATGAGAAACTGGGTATGCTCGGCCATTCGGTTGAAGGAATTCCCCAGCATGCCAAATTCTTTCGTATGCAAGGACCCGACCCGGCTGGAATAATCGCCGCGATCAAAGCGGTCTATCGCTTTTCTCAGGCCTATAATGGGCGTACGTACTTGATTGTGAAGAATGAGGCTGTATATAAGCGATATAAGCAGCAGCGCGACAAGGGCGATAACGAACAGTGTATTATTTCGTGAAATCGGCTTAATGAGCTGGGTAATCGGATGATAGTCAATAAAATAAAGCTCCACCATATCTAGCTTCATATAGCTGAGCAAATATTCCGTTTGATTTTCCTCCAAGGTGATGAATCCACTGTGTCCTTTGATGAGTGGAAGAGTCCGGCTGTCAGCATTCGCCAAGGCGTTTGACTTGTCATTGCGGATTGCCACCGATTGATGAGCGTCGTAAAGCAGCGGCGTTCCCGAGAGGTATTGATTCATCATTTTCCGCAAATTGTCGAGTGAAATTCTGGTCTCAATATACAGCGGTCCGAGATGGCCTTTGGTTAAATGGGAATAGTAACCCTCTCCATTCGCTTCCATATGGATCGTCCACTGATTAAGTGGTTCATCCGGCAACTCAAATTTTTGAAATGAGAAGCTGGGATCAGAGGATACGGTTTCCCTCTGGTCGGGATAATATAAAATAACGGTATTGTTCCAGGAGGTAGAAGCGCTGTTTAAGGCCAACTTGTCAATAATGGCAAGCTTCATCTCATATTTTGCATAATCATCGCCCCGCTCCAAAATATACGGGTAGCTGCGAACCGTCTGGTCCTCCGACAAAACGATCGCATTCATTAAAATTTGTTCAAACTGGCTGGATAGCTGTGAGGTCATGAATTTCACCTCGCCCAGTTTGTTTTTGCGCAGCTCGGTTTGAATATCCTTTACATTAAGCTGATAAATCCACCAGAAGATAATGACGATAGACAAAAACATCAGCATTAAGCCGAGCGCCAGCTTTTGAAAAATTGAAAAACCGCCCTTTGCGGCCTGTCCTCTTAACATGCTATTTCTCCCCTGCGTCTGAATGATCTTTCTTCCATTATACATATAAAATGCAGACGAATAGGCGGCAGCTATATAGCCTTTTTTATTTTCTTTTTGAAAGAGTGAGAATGACGCGCAAGGATAATCATAAAAAGTGACATTGTTTTCAATGAAACGAGGGAAGGAAAGTGCTAAACAAACGCAATATACTTAAATTAGTTGATTAGGAAATGGGGATTGGAGCAACTTAAGCTTCTAAGTCATCCATTTTTTTCTGTGGGACAGAACAGGGACTCATCATCACCTATATCGAATTGGAGGTTTTTACATTGACGAGAAACATTCAGGATATCGTAGCTCAAATGACGCTGGAGGAAAAGGCAGGGCTTTGCTCGGGTCTGGACTTCTGGCATTTGAAAGGTGTCGAGCGTCTAGGCGTACCTTCCATTATGGTAACGGATGGACCACACGGCTTGCGTAAGCAGCAAACGGGTGCGGATCATCTAGGGATTTTCGACAGCGTACCGGCAACCTGCTTCCCTTCCGCTGCAGGACTTGCCTGCTCATGGGATGAAGAGCTGATTGGCAAAGTCGGCGTCGCGCTTGGTGAAGAATGCCAGGCCGAAGATGTTGCCGTCCTGCTTGGGCCAGGCGTGAACATTAAGCGTTCCCCACTATGTGGACGCAATTTCGAATATTTTTCTGAAGATCCGTTTTTGTCCTCCGAGATGGCGGCAGGTCATATCAACGGTGTACAAAGCCAAGGCGTCGGAACGTCGCTCAAGCATTTTGCGGTAAACAATCAGGAGCATCGCCGGATGTCGACCGATGCGGTCGTCGATGAGCGCACGCTTCGTGAAATTTATTTGGCAAGCTTCGAGGGCGCAGTGAAGAAAGCGCAGCCTTGGACGGTTATGTGCTCGTACAATCAAGTGAATGGCGCCTTTGCTTCCGAGAATGTAAAGCTGCTTACGGATATTTTGAAGGATGAATGGGGCCATGAAGGTTTTGTCGTTTCCGATTGGGGCGCAGTTAATGAGCGTGACCTGTCGCTTGCAGCAGGCATGGAGCTGGAAATGCCCGCAAGCAACGGCGTAGGCGAGAAAAAAGTACTTGATGCGATCGGCAATGGCACTTTGACTGAGGAAGCACTGGACCGTGCCGTAACTCGTCTGCTTCGCATTATTTTCAAATCGGTGGATGAGAAAGTCAAGGATGCTACGTATGACAAAGACGCGCATCACCAGTTGGCTAGAACGGTTGCTAGCGAGAGCATGGTATTGCTGAAAAATAAAGGCGGCTTGCTTCCGCTTGCGAAAAACAGCCGTGTAGCGGTTATCGGCGCTTTCGCCGAGAAACCAAGATTCCAAGGCGGCGGCAGCTCCCATATCGTACCGACAAAGCTGGATAACCCAGTCGAAGAAATTAAAACGCTCGTTAGCGATGCATCGGCTGTTGTTTATGCGCAAGGCTATCACGCAGGTGATGATGCGCTTGATGAAGCGCTGATCGAAGAAGCGAAGCTTGCTGCAAGCGAGGCGGAGGTTGCTGTTATTTTTGCCGGCCTGCCTGATCGTTATGAATCAGAAGGATATGATCGCGAACATCTCAACCTGCCTGAAAATCAAAATAAGCTGATTGAAGCTGTTGCCAGCGTTCAAAGCCGCGTCGTAGTTGTATTACTCAATGGATCGGCAGTGCTGCTGCCATGGCTGGATCAAGTAGATGCAGTGCTTGAAGGTTATCTTGGCGGTCAAGCTGTTGGCGGAGCCGTAGCAGATTTGCTGTTTGGAGAAGTGAATCCATCCGGCAAGCTGGCAGAGACATTCCCGCTGAAGCTGAGCGACAACCCTTCATTCCTGAATTTCCCAGGTGAAGGCGACCGCGTTGAATACAAAGAAGGTATTTTCGTAGGCTACCGTTATTATGACAAAAAGGAACTAGATGTTCTGTTCCCATTTGGATTTGGTCTGAGCTACACGACGTTTGCTTACAGCGATTTGTTGCTAAGCGCGGCCAGCATCAAGGATACAGACGAGGTTGAAATAACGGTTAATGTAACCAATACAGGCAGCGTAGCAGGCAAAGAGGTTGTACAGCTTTATGTGAAGGATGTTGCAAGCACGGTCAATCGCCCAGAGAAAGAGCTGAAAGGCTTTAAGAAGGTTGCACTCGCACCTGGCGAGACAAAGACGGTAAGCTTTGTGCTGAATAAGCGCTCCTTTGCCTACTACAATGTAGACATTAAGGATTGGCATGTGGAAAGCGGTGAATTCGCGATTTTGGTGGGACATTCCTCGCAGGAAATCGTTCTTGAAGCGACACTTGCAGTTGAATCTACTGTTAAATTGAAAAAGCATTATTCGCAAAATACGACGCTTGGCGATCTGTATAACAACGAAGAAGCAACGGCTATTCTGCAGCCATATATGAAAAAGTTCCAAGAAAACAGCCCGCTCGCCAGCGTAGATGAAGATGATGCCCATGCGGAAATGATGGTTAAAATGATGCAATACATGCCGCTTCGCAACCTGATGGCATTCGGTGGCGATGCCTTCACCAAAGACATGCTGGACCAATTAATTGTAGAGTTGAACAGCTTATAAATTAGCGTTAAAGCCAGGTACATGAGGAGAATATGCGATGAGTGCGAATCAGACAGCAAGTGGCGTTCAAGACGACGCATACCACAAAGTAAGATGGTCGGAACGAATTGGTTATGGTTTTGGTGATGCAGCCAGCAACCTTATCTTCACAG
This genomic window contains:
- a CDS encoding ABC transporter permease subunit, producing the protein MKHSSTQAVEKTASVPSLPGSGKSGKWRRTIVLDLLLLPAVILTLVFAYIPMSGLVIAFQDFKPWLGFAKSSWIGLEHFEYLFSTKENMQVIWNTLIIAGMKVVGGLIAPLVFALLLNEVRKAAFKRTVQTFVYLPHFLSWVILGGILIDMLSTKGLINQFLVAVFHIEPIFFLGEGNWFRFVVVVSDIWKEFGFGAIIFLASLAGINPSLYEAAEVDGANRWQQTWSITLPSLIPIMIVVGTLSLGNILNAGFDQIFNLYNALVFDKGDIIDTFVYRVGIVDGKFGFSAAVGLFKSVVGFVLIVAAYRAAYKFANYRIF
- a CDS encoding carbohydrate ABC transporter permease, with the translated sequence MYHKTKSYKVFSIFNYTLLAVLSLVCLIPLIHILAVSFSGKAPANANLVGLLPVQFTIDAYSQTLANENFLRSLWVSFVRTGLGTLISMIVVICAAYPLSKENSNFKRKKVYTWFFVFTMLFNGGLIPFYILIQKLNMMNTLWVLILPGAVSVWNMILLLNFFKNVPKELEEAAFIDGAGYLRTLVSVYLPVSMPAIATISLFAMVGHWNSWFDGLIFMTDHKNYPLATFLQTIIVQQDFSKVSVRPEDLESISQRTVKAAQIFIGMAPILFVYPFLQRFFVKGIVIGAVKE
- a CDS encoding extracellular solute-binding protein, whose amino-acid sequence is MLNKLKKPFTVLMSATMLAGVLAACGNNTEAGTTNSSSDSFYSAGFENGKYTEPVSITTVFPIGSNVKFKNGENIDNNVHTKWAKETLGIDIKYLWTVSEQNNAYQTKLRLMLTSGQEMPDIVAFRGEPTLISDLIESGQFTDAGELFDKYASETYKQAMAEDPSVWNPYIRDGKRMGIPILENAYNNDPVMYIREDWLKAVNLKAPTTLDELEKVMDAFVNQDPDKNGEKDTTALSVGFKVNLNTWMSDSGWIFGMFGAMPNQWNLGADGTLLYGSIQPEMKPALAKMQEWMAKGYIDKEAGLYDEVKATEAFTAGKSGIIVGPYWMTGWPIPDLLKNVKGADYKAYPLPAGPDGKIGRHGTSTSTGAVLINKDMKNKDAFFVYQNYLFDNWANPKEGGEFENGFAENYDFALDPNGKPYPATETDKVPGGWVDPIRYTLTFDGAIIPSLRLNTLAKLAGGAEPTTRFEKNMSLSLPKQLEAAKIVIDQKAATMPQMFTGVPTKTQLSKNDMLTKLEKEVLNKIIYGKVSVDEFDSFVEQYLASGGKKVTEEVNEWYATVK
- a CDS encoding response regulator, translating into MLQILLVDDESYVIDDLEIAFPWSDYGIDKIHKAYSGMAALQIIDSQSIDIVITDIAMPGMNGLELIKQVRDRGRSIPCILLTGFAEFEYAREAIEQGVVEYLIKPLDQEKLAVCLTKTIRLIELQLEKAASYEQAMITFREHLPSLKDKLLNQLIQGTRFSTETLNDRLSGCQLAFRDGDHIFLVLVRLEEQFTRYSLNSLQLFEYAVTNIACELFEDSFDIWHCRDSYDYLVFLLRPKQEEVLPTTDFLNKLLKHRSLQLHHNVNEYLKGGISVILASPGKLQQDIRDMYEHATSALKKQVGKGSGYFLSLSEQPQAVFIRSLHVLYEPPALNHLLELGQWEAFEERLRQIEAAYSSLSEQTEEHLEEIRSLLMSAFHYIAHKNHSLLSDLVGQELVYSRMFRSVTQLIEWAEELCHTLRTRLEEQSLNEQNTVIQAIQVFVSTHLPTLSLQSIADHVGLHPVYVSKLFKQLKGISLSEYILGVKMDLAIYLLRHSSDKIYEISDKLGYSNSQYFIKVFRDKFDMTPQEYRELA
- a CDS encoding histidine kinase; its protein translation is MLRGQAAKGGFSIFQKLALGLMLMFLSIVIIFWWIYQLNVKDIQTELRKNKLGEVKFMTSQLSSQFEQILMNAIVLSEDQTVRSYPYILERGDDYAKYEMKLAIIDKLALNSASTSWNNTVILYYPDQRETVSSDPSFSFQKFELPDEPLNQWTIHMEANGEGYYSHLTKGHLGPLYIETRISLDNLRKMMNQYLSGTPLLYDAHQSVAIRNDKSNALANADSRTLPLIKGHSGFITLEENQTEYLLSYMKLDMVELYFIDYHPITQLIKPISRNNTLFVIALVALLLISLIYSLILHNQVRTPIIGLRKAIDRFDRGDYSSRVGSLHTKEFGMLGNSFNRMAEHTQFLIEQVLLGDLSIQEARLKQYQAQINPHFLYNCLNYIQSKASIKDHAAVTAMTLELASYCRYINKIEEIDSTLQEELNFVKHYLSIMHMRKKSINFTIEVDASLSFIRIPRMILQPLVENCIKHGIEPSLHPGLIEIQAEEDDQEIRIYIRDNGVGISEERLTVIGKHMEEFMHHAEDAIGTGIRNVNQRLRLYFGKSSGLALQLPPSGGTCYIITIQKQEEEHAANIVS
- a CDS encoding glycoside hydrolase family 3 C-terminal domain-containing protein; protein product: MTRNIQDIVAQMTLEEKAGLCSGLDFWHLKGVERLGVPSIMVTDGPHGLRKQQTGADHLGIFDSVPATCFPSAAGLACSWDEELIGKVGVALGEECQAEDVAVLLGPGVNIKRSPLCGRNFEYFSEDPFLSSEMAAGHINGVQSQGVGTSLKHFAVNNQEHRRMSTDAVVDERTLREIYLASFEGAVKKAQPWTVMCSYNQVNGAFASENVKLLTDILKDEWGHEGFVVSDWGAVNERDLSLAAGMELEMPASNGVGEKKVLDAIGNGTLTEEALDRAVTRLLRIIFKSVDEKVKDATYDKDAHHQLARTVASESMVLLKNKGGLLPLAKNSRVAVIGAFAEKPRFQGGGSSHIVPTKLDNPVEEIKTLVSDASAVVYAQGYHAGDDALDEALIEEAKLAASEAEVAVIFAGLPDRYESEGYDREHLNLPENQNKLIEAVASVQSRVVVVLLNGSAVLLPWLDQVDAVLEGYLGGQAVGGAVADLLFGEVNPSGKLAETFPLKLSDNPSFLNFPGEGDRVEYKEGIFVGYRYYDKKELDVLFPFGFGLSYTTFAYSDLLLSAASIKDTDEVEITVNVTNTGSVAGKEVVQLYVKDVASTVNRPEKELKGFKKVALAPGETKTVSFVLNKRSFAYYNVDIKDWHVESGEFAILVGHSSQEIVLEATLAVESTVKLKKHYSQNTTLGDLYNNEEATAILQPYMKKFQENSPLASVDEDDAHAEMMVKMMQYMPLRNLMAFGGDAFTKDMLDQLIVELNSL